One window from the genome of Neospora caninum Liverpool complete genome, chromosome VI encodes:
- a CDS encoding putative cytidine deaminase encodes MGIITAESAPAHGAHRADSLGQLDQVSGVLPKGQETSREAADRFLQRFGTRMLDAAQRVASNAYAPYTGIRTGCAVLTDSGHVHAGCTVENVAYPSSLCAIHCAVSAAVSSELGRQSRLEGHVVACVVVEVVDEDGQGTGDNAKEVHGEMSTGAALVKHRALQRMTIPGCCRQWLREVQAPGTDVEILFTRFRAPSVPSGEAVPVGEDAEKAIKRLKAASLVSENCLSTRVDCLSHVLPHVRGQVHASGLTGSSRPNLATLSDSNWFRMKAEVTMNDDSPVPPFLPGMIHMLTMALRRTYCPYSEFPVGAAVLTDKGVFTGSNVENEVLALGMCAEQTAIANAVASGAKEILAVVVACQNFVQCFGRPCGQCRQVIEEADKMAGGTTNVTVYACRRIFPDHMWWLYGHQAEQEDNLR; translated from the exons ATGGGAATCATCACTGCGGAGAGTGCTCCGGCGCACGGCGCGCACCGTGCCGACTCCCTGGGTCAGCTAGACCAGGTGTCTGGTGTTCTGCCGAAGGGTCAAGAAACGAGTCGCGAAGCCGCGGACCGTTTCCTCCAGAGATTCGGCACACGAATGCTGGATGCAGCCCAGCGCGTTGCGAGCAATGCGTACGCCCCGTACACGGGGATCAGAACTGGTTGCGCTGTCCTGACAGACAGTGGACATGTCCATGCAG GTTGCACGGTGGAAAACGTCGCGTATCCCAGCTCGCTATGCGCCATTCACTGCGCTGTCTCGGCAGCAGTATCTTCGGAGCTCGGGAGGCAGAGTCGCCTGGAAGGA CACGTTGTTGCTTGTGTCGTCGTCGAAGTGGTCGACGAGGACGGGCAAGGGACGGGCGATAACGCAAAGGAAGTCCATGGTGAAATGAGCACCGGCGCCGCTCTGGTGAAGCACCGAGCGCTGCAGCGCATGACCATCCCCGGCTGCTGTCGTCAGTGGCTGCGCGAAGTCCAGGCGCCCGGCACGGACGTCGAAATTCTTTTTACGCGCTTTCGGGCCCCGAGTGTCCCCTCAGGCGAGGCTGTGCCcgtcggcgaagacgcggagaaggcgattAAGCGACTAAAAGCAGCCTCCCTCGTGTCTGAGAACTGCCTGTCAACCCGAGTTGACTGCCTCAGCCATGTGCTGCCGCACGTGCGCGGGCAAGTGCATGCGTCCGGCCTGACTGGCAGCAGTCGGCCAAATCTCGCGACTTTGAGTGACTCGAACTGGTTCCGCATGAAGGCTGAGGTGACAATGAATGATG ACTCCCCAGTTCCTCCATTTCTGCCCGGAATGATCCACATGCTGACGATGGCTCTTCGTCGCACCTACTGTCCGTACTCGGAGTTTCCCGTCGGAGCTGCAGTCCTCACGGACAAGGGTGTTTTTACTGGCAGCAACGTTGAAAACGAAGTGCTCGCTCTTGG GATGTGCGCGGAGCAGACTGCCATTGCGAATGCCGTTGCGAGCGGCGCTAAGGAGATCCTTGCAGTCGTGGTGGCCTGCCAGAACTTCGTCCAGTGCTTTGGAAGACCTTGCGGACAGTGCAGACAGGTGATCGAAGAAGCTGACAAGATGGCCGGCGGAACCACCAATGTCACTGTGTATGCCTGCCGCCGA ATTTTCCCTGATCACATGTGGTGGCTCTACGGACATCAGGCAGAACAGGAAGATAATCTCAGATAA